In a genomic window of Quercus lobata isolate SW786 chromosome 4, ValleyOak3.0 Primary Assembly, whole genome shotgun sequence:
- the LOC115987433 gene encoding uncharacterized protein LOC115987433, with protein sequence MALPCGSGRRWTRAVKMTFCLFFLIPMSSVGNKNTNTIFDKKQKLEVQQQLKRLNKPALKSIESPDGDIIDCVDINKQPAFDHPLLKNHTIQMRPSSYPEGFSIDESNDVSSNSEPKFTQPWHLNGRCPEGTIPVRRTKEEDLLRAGSTANYGRKKHRSIPSAQYSAGQVIHEHAVLSEQGDKYYGMMAEMNVWNPHTQETNEFSLSQFWMTAGTFGQDLNTIEAGMMVYEFLYGDNNTRLFTFWTDDSYQNTGCYNLACSGFVQVDNQIAMGASVAPYSNYDGTQRSVKFYVWKDINGKGDWWMKIADRDFGYWPSSIFSILSDSASSVQWGGEVINLMQDGQHTTTQMGSGHFPEEGLGKASFFKNLKVIDGLKTLTGPRNSQPIITNPTCYNLINSGDSFYFGGPGRNPNCP encoded by the exons ATGGCTCTGCCTTGTGGAAGTGGGAGGAGGTGGACGAGGGCAGTAAAGATGACATTCTGCTTGTTCTTTCTCATACCAATGTCATCAGTTGGAAATAAAAACACTAACACCATATTCGATAAGAAACAAAAACTGGAGGTTCAGCAGCAATTGAAGCGCCTTAACAAGCCTGCTCTTAAATCCATCGAG AGTCCAGATGGAGATATAATTGACTGCGTAGATATCAACAAGCAACCAGCTTTTGATCATCCTTTGTTAAAAAATCACACAATACAG ATGAGACCAAGTTCTTACCCAGAAGGGTTTTCAATCGATGAGAGCAACGACGTCTCTTCAAACTCCGAGCCCAAATTTACTCAGCCATGGCACTTGAATGGAAGGTGCCCAGAAGGAACCATTCCCGTAAGAAGAACTAAAGAAGAAGATTTATTAAGAGCAGGTTCTACAGCAAATTATGGAAGGAAAAAACACCGTTCCATCCCTAGTGCTCAATATAGTGCCGGTCAAGTTATCCATGAg CATGCAGTGCTTAGTGAGCAAGGAGATAAGTACTATGGAATGATGGCAGAGATGAACGTGTGGAATCCCCATACCCAGGAAACAAATGAGTTCAGCTTGTCTCAATTTTGGATGACAGCTGGTACATTTGGTCAAGATCTTAATACCATTGAAGCCGGCATGATG GTCTACGAATTTCTATATGGAGATAACAACACAAGACTCTTCACGTTTTGGACt GATGATTCATATCAAAACACAGGTTGCTACAATCTGGCGTGCTCTGGCTTTGTTCAAGTCGACAACCAGATTGCGATGGGTGCAAGCGTCGCCCCTTATTCCAACTATGATGGTACCCAACGTTCAGTCAAATTCTATGTTTGGAAG GACATTAATGGAAAGGGAGACTGGTGGATGAAAATTGCGGATAGAGACTTCGGATATTGGCCATCTTCCATATTCTCGATCCTGTCTGATAGCGCTTCATCGGTTCAATGGGGAGGAGAGGTGATAAACTTAATGCAAGATGGGCAGCACACCACAACACAAATGGGCAGTGGCCATTTCCCTGAAGAAGGGCTTGGCAAGGCTAGTTTCTTCAAAAATCTCAAAGTTATTGATGGTTTAAAAACTCTCACGGGTCCTCGGAACAGTCAACCAATCATTACGAATCCCACTTGCTATAATCTCATAAATTCTGGAGACtcattttattttggtggtCCTGGTAGAAACCCCAATTGTCCATGA